One window from the genome of Streptomyces sp. NBC_01476 encodes:
- a CDS encoding type Z 30S ribosomal protein S14 gives MAKKALIAKAARKPKFAVRAYNRCQRCGRPHSVYRKFGLCRVCLREMAHRGELPGVTKSSW, from the coding sequence GTGGCGAAGAAGGCTCTCATTGCCAAGGCCGCCCGCAAGCCCAAGTTCGCTGTGCGCGCGTACAACCGCTGCCAGCGTTGTGGCCGGCCGCACTCCGTCTACCGCAAGTTCGGCCTGTGCCGCGTGTGCCTTCGTGAGATGGCGCACCGTGGTGAACTGCCGGGCGTGACCAAGAGCTCCTGGTAA
- the rplN gene encoding 50S ribosomal protein L14, translated as MIQQESRLRIADNTGAKEILCIRVLGGSGRRYAGIGDVIVATVKDAIPGGNVKKGEVVKAVIVRTVKERRRADGSYIRFDENAAVILKNDGDPRGTRIFGPVGRELREKKFMKIVSLAPEVL; from the coding sequence GTGATCCAGCAGGAGTCGCGGCTTCGGATCGCCGACAACACAGGTGCGAAGGAAATCCTCTGCATCCGTGTTCTCGGTGGCTCGGGCCGCCGCTACGCGGGCATCGGTGACGTCATCGTCGCCACCGTCAAGGACGCGATCCCCGGTGGCAACGTGAAGAAGGGCGAGGTCGTCAAGGCGGTCATCGTGCGCACCGTCAAGGAGCGCCGCCGTGCCGACGGCTCGTACATCCGCTTCGACGAGAACGCGGCCGTCATCCTCAAGAACGATGGCGACCCGCGTGGCACCCGAATCTTCGGCCCGGTGGGCCGTGAGCTGCGCGAGAAGAAGTTCATGAAGATCGTCTCCCTCGCGCCGGAGGTGCTGTAA
- the rplP gene encoding 50S ribosomal protein L16, which produces MLIPRRVKHRKQHHPGRDGMAKGGTELAFGEFGLQAVTPAYVTNRQIESARISITRHIKRGGKVWINIYPDRPITKKPAETRMGSGKGSPEWWIANVKPGRVMFELSFPNEKVAREALTRAAHKLPMKCRIVRREAGES; this is translated from the coding sequence ATGCTGATCCCCCGCAGGGTCAAGCACCGCAAGCAGCACCACCCCGGTCGTGATGGCATGGCCAAGGGCGGCACGGAGCTGGCGTTCGGTGAGTTCGGCCTCCAGGCCGTCACCCCCGCCTACGTGACCAACCGGCAGATCGAGTCCGCTCGTATCTCCATCACCCGGCACATCAAGCGTGGCGGCAAGGTCTGGATCAACATCTACCCGGACCGTCCGATCACCAAGAAGCCCGCCGAGACCCGGATGGGTTCCGGTAAGGGTTCGCCGGAGTGGTGGATCGCGAACGTCAAGCCCGGACGGGTGATGTTCGAGCTGTCTTTCCCGAACGAGAAGGTTGCTCGTGAGGCGCTGACCCGCGCCGCGCACAAGCTTCCGATGAAGTGCCGCATCGTGCGGCGCGAGGCAGGTGAGTCGTGA
- the rplX gene encoding 50S ribosomal protein L24 → MKIKKGDLVQVITGKDKGKQGKVIVAYPREDRVLVEGVNRVKKHTKAGQTDRGSKTGGIITTEAPVHVSNVQLVVEKDGKKVVTRVGFRFDDEGNKIRVAKRTGEDI, encoded by the coding sequence ATGAAGATCAAGAAGGGCGACCTGGTCCAGGTCATCACCGGTAAGGACAAGGGCAAGCAGGGCAAGGTCATCGTGGCCTACCCCCGCGAGGACCGGGTTCTGGTCGAGGGTGTCAACCGGGTCAAGAAGCACACCAAGGCCGGCCAGACCGACCGCGGTTCGAAGACCGGCGGCATCATCACCACCGAGGCGCCCGTCCACGTCAGCAACGTGCAGCTGGTTGTTGAGAAGGACGGCAAGAAGGTCGTGACTCGCGTCGGTTTCCGCTTCGACGACGAGGGCAACAAGATCCGCGTTGCCAAGCGGACCGGTGAGGACATCTGA
- the rplE gene encoding 50S ribosomal protein L5, with amino-acid sequence MSATDTTTHVSPRLKARYRDEIAGKLRDEFKYANVMQIPGLTKIVVNMGVGDAARDSKLIEGAIRDLGTITGQKPQVTKARKSIAQFKLREGQPIGAHVTLRGDRMWEFLDRLLSLALPRIRDFRGLSPKQFDGRGNYTFGLTEQVMFHEIDQDKIDRVRGMDITVVTTATNDDEGRALLRHLGFPFKEA; translated from the coding sequence ATGAGCGCCACCGACACGACGACGCACGTCTCGCCGCGCCTCAAGGCGCGCTACCGTGACGAGATCGCCGGCAAGCTGCGTGACGAGTTCAAGTACGCCAACGTCATGCAGATCCCGGGTCTCACCAAGATCGTGGTCAACATGGGTGTGGGCGACGCCGCCCGCGACTCCAAGCTGATCGAGGGCGCGATCCGCGACCTCGGCACGATCACCGGCCAGAAGCCGCAGGTCACCAAGGCCCGCAAGTCCATCGCGCAGTTCAAGCTGCGTGAGGGTCAGCCGATCGGCGCGCACGTCACGCTGCGCGGCGACCGGATGTGGGAGTTCCTGGACCGCCTGCTGTCGCTGGCGCTGCCGCGTATCCGCGACTTCCGCGGCCTGTCGCCGAAGCAGTTCGACGGCCGGGGCAACTACACCTTCGGTCTCACCGAGCAGGTCATGTTCCACGAGATCGACCAGGACAAGATCGACCGCGTCCGGGGTATGGACATCACCGTGGTCACCACGGCGACCAACGACGATGAGGGCCGCGCCCTCCTCCGTCACCTCGGCTTCCCGTTCAAGGAGGCGTGA
- the rpsQ gene encoding 30S ribosomal protein S17 codes for MSESNVTAETNERGFRKTREGLVVSDKMDKTVVVAVEDRVKHALYGKVIRRTNKLKAHDEQNAAGIGDRVLLMETRPLSATKRWRVVEILEKAK; via the coding sequence ATGAGCGAGAGCAACGTGACAGCAGAGACGAACGAGCGCGGCTTCCGGAAGACCCGTGAGGGTCTGGTGGTCAGCGACAAGATGGACAAGACCGTTGTGGTCGCCGTCGAGGACCGTGTGAAGCACGCCCTGTACGGCAAGGTCATCCGTCGCACCAACAAGCTCAAGGCGCACGACGAGCAGAACGCCGCGGGTATCGGCGACCGTGTCCTCCTGATGGAGACCCGGCCGCTGTCCGCGACCAAGCGCTGGCGCGTCGTGGAGATCCTCGAAAAGGCGAAGTAA
- the rpmC gene encoding 50S ribosomal protein L29, which produces MAAGTKATELRQLGDEELVGKLREAKEELFNLRFQAATGQLENNTRLRTVRKDIARIYTLMRERELGIETVETVEPVESA; this is translated from the coding sequence ATGGCGGCCGGTACCAAGGCGACCGAGCTGCGCCAGCTCGGCGACGAGGAACTCGTCGGCAAGCTGCGTGAGGCCAAGGAGGAGCTGTTCAACCTCCGCTTCCAGGCGGCCACCGGACAGCTCGAGAACAACACTCGGCTGAGGACCGTCCGTAAGGACATCGCCCGGATCTACACGCTGATGCGCGAGCGCGAGCTGGGCATCGAGACCGTGGAAACGGTGGAGCCGGTGGAGAGCGCCTGA